Proteins encoded within one genomic window of Mesobacillus subterraneus:
- a CDS encoding alanine/glycine:cation symporter family protein, with amino-acid sequence MEIFNNIISELNNYMWSYILIAVLVVLGTYFTFRTRFVQFKFLPEMIRVLKDPATVSAEGKRGRSSFQAFTVSLASRVGTGNLAGVATAISAGGPGAVFWMWIIALIGAASSFIESTLAQIYKVKDADEAEYRGGPAYYMERGLNKRWLGVLFAIIIVFTFGLVFSSVQSNTIALAFDQAFGFNRFWMGIILTIMTAAVIFGGIKRIAFVSQIIVPIMAVIYLILASFIVVMNFSEIPAMLSLIVKNAFGLQEVVGGGIGAAVMMGIKRGLFSNEAGMGSAPNAAATAAVTHPVKQGLIQTLGVFTDTLLICTATAFIIIMSGEYTNPDLDGIQLTQAALTAHVGSWAPAFVGGAIFLFAFTSIIGNYYYGETNIEFIKESPTALFIYRLAVIAMVLFGSVAELAIVWNLADLFMGIMALINLVAITLLAKIAMAALKDYREQRKEGKDPVFYADTIEGLKGIESWEYRKHEESKHK; translated from the coding sequence ATGGAAATTTTCAACAACATCATATCTGAATTGAACAACTATATGTGGAGTTATATCTTAATTGCTGTTCTCGTAGTACTGGGTACATATTTTACTTTCAGAACCAGATTTGTTCAGTTCAAATTTTTGCCTGAGATGATCAGGGTATTAAAAGATCCAGCCACGGTATCTGCCGAAGGGAAAAGGGGAAGGTCTTCATTCCAGGCATTCACGGTCAGCCTGGCTTCTAGAGTTGGTACAGGTAACCTGGCCGGTGTAGCGACAGCTATCTCAGCCGGAGGTCCGGGAGCTGTCTTCTGGATGTGGATCATTGCCCTTATCGGTGCTGCATCAAGCTTTATCGAAAGTACTCTAGCTCAAATCTATAAGGTAAAAGATGCTGATGAGGCAGAATATCGCGGCGGTCCTGCTTATTATATGGAACGCGGACTGAACAAACGCTGGTTAGGCGTTTTGTTTGCAATCATTATCGTTTTTACTTTTGGTTTGGTTTTTAGTTCTGTCCAATCGAATACAATTGCCCTTGCATTTGACCAGGCATTTGGATTCAATCGTTTTTGGATGGGAATCATCCTAACTATTATGACTGCCGCAGTTATTTTTGGCGGCATCAAGAGAATTGCTTTTGTATCACAAATCATCGTGCCAATCATGGCGGTGATATATTTGATTCTCGCATCGTTTATCGTGGTTATGAATTTCAGTGAAATCCCGGCTATGCTCTCACTGATTGTTAAAAATGCTTTCGGCTTACAGGAAGTAGTTGGCGGCGGTATTGGAGCAGCGGTCATGATGGGAATCAAGAGAGGCCTATTTTCTAATGAGGCTGGTATGGGTAGTGCACCAAATGCTGCTGCGACTGCTGCAGTCACACACCCAGTAAAACAAGGGCTAATTCAAACATTAGGAGTATTTACAGATACTTTACTCATTTGTACAGCAACAGCCTTTATCATTATTATGTCAGGCGAATATACGAATCCTGATTTAGATGGTATCCAGTTAACACAGGCTGCCCTGACAGCTCATGTAGGTTCATGGGCACCAGCTTTCGTCGGAGGAGCTATTTTCCTTTTTGCTTTCACCTCTATTATCGGAAATTACTATTACGGTGAAACGAATATTGAATTCATCAAGGAAAGTCCTACAGCACTGTTTATTTATCGTCTTGCTGTTATCGCAATGGTTTTGTTCGGTTCAGTTGCCGAGTTAGCCATTGTCTGGAATTTGGCGGATCTTTTCATGGGAATAATGGCCCTGATCAACCTTGTAGCCATAACCTTGCTTGCAAAAATCGCCATGGCAGCATTAAAGGATTATAGAGAACAGCGAAAAGAAGGAAAAGACCCAGTGTTTTATGCTGATACTATCGAAGGTTTGAAAGGTATTGAATCCTGGGAATACCGTAAACACGAAGAATCCAAGCATAAATAA
- a CDS encoding staygreen family protein: MSKFKPERLSVTFIPPATAFVPIDSRKYTLTHSDLTGELFLAVGNVYDYQAINFEMRDEVLADWITINGEYLLYAKVYISNGEYDLNMSRIRYMIFKKELDLALTAIVYGDKNFYTYYPWLLDAPIYVQFSSIYPEFNQVAYYGTPRMYLNKVNKKRTPEAQA; encoded by the coding sequence ATGAGCAAATTCAAGCCAGAACGATTGAGCGTTACCTTTATTCCACCAGCAACTGCTTTTGTACCGATAGATAGCAGGAAGTATACTTTAACACATTCCGATCTAACTGGAGAGCTGTTTCTAGCAGTCGGTAATGTCTATGATTACCAGGCAATCAACTTTGAAATGCGGGATGAAGTTTTGGCAGACTGGATCACCATCAACGGTGAATACTTGCTGTATGCTAAGGTGTATATAAGTAATGGAGAATACGACCTGAATATGTCCAGGATCCGGTATATGATTTTCAAAAAAGAGCTGGATTTAGCACTGACTGCGATAGTTTATGGAGATAAAAACTTCTACACATATTATCCTTGGCTGCTCGATGCTCCAATTTACGTACAGTTTTCATCTATTTACCCAGAATTTAATCAGGTAGCATACTATGGTACGCCAAGAATGTATCTTAACAAAGTGAATAAGAAAAGAACTCCCGAAGCACAGGCGTGA
- a CDS encoding flavin reductase family protein, whose amino-acid sequence MIQLINQTVMHSYPGMVALVTVSHNGENNIMAAGWHSYISFEPPIYGVAIGRERHSYQLIKSEGKFAINFVPFEYSALIQQAGVYTGSKVNKFKEANIRFDYGSSTNSPILRDAYIAYECEVIDRNSYGDHDWFVANIVQFYRDPDKFLKNGMPNFEQLTIPLYLGRSTYTNVNQHSEFVSHKIEE is encoded by the coding sequence ATGATTCAATTAATCAATCAAACTGTCATGCATAGTTATCCGGGAATGGTCGCGCTGGTGACGGTTAGTCATAACGGTGAAAATAATATTATGGCTGCTGGCTGGCATTCCTACATATCTTTTGAGCCACCAATTTACGGAGTTGCCATCGGCCGTGAACGTCATTCTTACCAGCTCATAAAATCTGAAGGCAAATTTGCGATTAATTTTGTGCCATTTGAATATTCTGCACTTATTCAGCAAGCAGGTGTGTATACTGGTTCAAAAGTGAACAAATTCAAAGAGGCGAACATTCGTTTCGATTACGGATCTTCAACTAATTCACCCATACTGCGTGATGCTTATATAGCATATGAATGTGAAGTCATAGACCGCAATAGTTACGGTGACCATGATTGGTTCGTTGCAAATATCGTACAATTTTACAGAGATCCAGATAAATTCCTTAAAAACGGCATGCCAAATTTTGAACAACTCACCATTCCGCTTTATCTAGGCAGATCAACATACACAAATGTAAATCAACATAGTGAGTTTGTCTCACATAAGATAGAGGAATAG
- a CDS encoding MFS transporter, which yields MNRKVFLYVKAFSDLGTFMDLIAINVLMYIATGSPAWLAATMAFRTLGGVLSSLFSGVLADRFDRRKIMIWTDVFRAIIILSLIPFPNPVMILIVCFLIGLTSSFFAVSYSAEIPQIFGQDKILQTNALISRLTSISLVFGFIGAGLITDFLGYQVTLMIDAATYLISAAVLIKIKWQTTKPANSGLITNGFKQKVSQVGRDLKEVYTFILSVPMLLDVNIVFLVGSFAGASHNLGIPLLADTIDSSKQSLIYGLIWGVWGIGSVLATLLLPKMKFLHGNYLYRTYFLAAILMSTGFITFLSNMNIWIVLMFAFFTGIFDACFTTLHATILQKTDNYIRGRIFGVGMLLKSLGFALGFVVAPILLEALSLAKMVWIFHGTLITSSIFVMLYSNRHRNKFDEVNQTV from the coding sequence ATGAACCGCAAAGTTTTTCTTTATGTAAAAGCATTTTCTGATCTCGGAACCTTTATGGATTTAATTGCAATCAATGTCTTGATGTATATTGCCACCGGGAGTCCAGCCTGGCTAGCAGCCACGATGGCGTTCAGGACACTGGGCGGAGTTTTATCAAGCTTATTTTCAGGTGTTCTTGCTGACCGTTTTGACCGTAGGAAGATCATGATATGGACTGATGTTTTTCGGGCAATCATCATCCTCAGCTTGATTCCCTTCCCTAATCCGGTAATGATATTGATTGTTTGCTTTTTGATTGGTTTGACAAGCAGCTTTTTTGCTGTAAGTTACAGTGCTGAAATTCCGCAAATTTTCGGTCAGGACAAGATTTTACAGACGAACGCTCTTATCTCCAGACTTACATCAATCAGCTTAGTTTTCGGGTTCATTGGTGCTGGATTGATCACAGATTTTCTCGGTTACCAGGTTACCTTGATGATCGACGCTGCTACTTATCTAATATCTGCGGCAGTATTGATCAAAATTAAGTGGCAAACCACTAAGCCTGCAAATTCAGGATTGATCACCAATGGATTTAAACAGAAAGTTTCCCAGGTTGGCAGAGATTTAAAAGAAGTATATACTTTCATCCTTTCAGTGCCGATGTTATTGGATGTAAACATTGTTTTCCTAGTTGGTTCATTTGCCGGTGCCTCTCATAATCTTGGTATTCCTTTGCTGGCTGACACAATTGATTCCAGCAAACAAAGCTTGATTTACGGGCTGATCTGGGGTGTCTGGGGAATCGGATCTGTGTTAGCCACCCTTTTGCTGCCGAAAATGAAATTCCTGCATGGAAACTACTTGTATCGTACATATTTTCTTGCAGCCATCTTGATGTCAACAGGCTTTATAACCTTTCTGTCAAATATGAATATCTGGATTGTCCTTATGTTTGCGTTCTTCACCGGAATTTTTGATGCTTGCTTCACCACCCTGCACGCGACGATCCTTCAGAAAACGGATAATTACATCAGGGGAAGAATATTTGGCGTTGGCATGCTGTTAAAATCATTAGGTTTTGCTCTTGGTTTTGTCGTTGCCCCGATTCTGTTAGAAGCCCTTTCATTAGCTAAAATGGTCTGGATTTTCCACGGAACCTTGATTACCTCAAGCATTTTCGTGATGCTTTATTCAAATCGACACAGAAATAAATTTGATGAGGTTAATCAAACTGTATAA
- a CDS encoding nucleoside hydrolase: MYNILLFTDSGVDDSLALMYALLHPELNVVGVVTGYGNVTKEQAINNTAYLLQLGGREDIPIIAGASGPLTGELATFYPEIHGPEGLGPIRPPDDLGELKVYDINKILDIVNQYPDNLVIVGVGRQTELAIPFILYGEEPFKTVSAVYIMGGAFLVPGNVTAEAEANFYADPIAANQVLEKARNVFLHPLNITNKAIIPPAVIDYLAQNSQSPFKDLIKPVYDYYFEAYKKNVPGIQGAPLHDVITLSALVNKNLVKYLPRRVTVELFGRARGKSMADFRPKPEQEPEENLDWIGMEADIPAFVEDFTLIFMGDTKAKED; the protein is encoded by the coding sequence ATGTATAATATTCTGTTATTTACAGATTCAGGGGTCGATGATTCATTGGCCCTTATGTATGCCCTGCTTCATCCTGAACTTAATGTTGTGGGAGTTGTTACCGGGTACGGAAATGTCACAAAAGAACAGGCAATTAATAACACGGCCTACTTATTGCAGCTGGGAGGGAGAGAAGATATACCGATCATCGCAGGTGCATCAGGACCTTTAACAGGTGAACTGGCTACCTTTTACCCGGAGATACATGGACCAGAGGGACTTGGTCCAATCAGACCGCCAGACGATTTGGGAGAACTAAAGGTCTATGATATAAATAAAATCCTCGATATTGTTAACCAATATCCTGATAATCTAGTAATCGTCGGAGTCGGAAGGCAAACGGAACTAGCTATACCATTTATTCTATATGGTGAGGAACCGTTCAAAACAGTAAGTGCCGTCTACATCATGGGAGGCGCCTTCCTTGTACCTGGCAATGTAACAGCGGAAGCTGAGGCAAATTTCTATGCTGATCCGATTGCTGCTAATCAGGTGCTGGAAAAGGCAAGAAATGTTTTTCTGCATCCTTTAAATATCACGAATAAAGCCATCATCCCCCCAGCAGTAATAGATTATCTTGCACAAAACAGCCAGTCTCCTTTTAAGGATCTAATTAAACCTGTATATGATTACTACTTTGAGGCGTATAAAAAGAATGTCCCAGGTATCCAGGGTGCACCGCTCCATGATGTGATCACATTGAGTGCCCTGGTGAACAAAAACTTAGTAAAATATTTGCCAAGACGAGTAACCGTAGAATTATTTGGGAGGGCAAGAGGTAAGAGCATGGCTGACTTCAGGCCCAAGCCTGAGCAGGAACCAGAAGAAAATCTGGATTGGATAGGCATGGAAGCAGACATTCCAGCTTTTGTTGAAGATTTCACCCTTATTTTTATGGGAGACACGAAAGCAAAGGAAGATTAA
- a CDS encoding class I SAM-dependent methyltransferase, which translates to MDARDKWNRKYIDKLTNQATPDPNKRLLGIASYLNRGTAIDFASGMGGNSFYLAELGYDVTAIDISDIAINYIQGQADNRGLNITTRVADLTKERTDFMTHKYDLAVMTYYLDRSLFSLVKQVINDDGYLFFETFYKQYAAGNVHISNQYKLESNELLREFIEWKILFFEENEQEGRQTIFCQKI; encoded by the coding sequence GTGGATGCTCGAGATAAATGGAATCGAAAATATATAGATAAACTGACTAACCAGGCAACTCCAGATCCAAATAAAAGATTGCTAGGGATAGCTTCTTACCTGAACAGAGGGACTGCGATTGACTTTGCCTCTGGTATGGGAGGCAATAGCTTCTATCTTGCCGAGCTAGGCTATGACGTGACAGCTATCGATATTTCTGACATTGCTATTAACTATATTCAAGGACAGGCAGATAACCGAGGGTTGAATATTACAACCAGAGTAGCTGATCTGACGAAAGAAAGAACCGATTTCATGACCCATAAATACGATTTAGCGGTCATGACCTATTATCTGGACCGTTCTTTATTTTCACTGGTAAAACAAGTGATTAATGATGATGGATATTTATTTTTCGAAACATTTTACAAACAATATGCAGCTGGAAACGTACATATATCAAATCAATACAAGCTGGAGTCAAATGAGCTTCTTAGAGAATTCATAGAGTGGAAAATCCTCTTTTTTGAAGAAAATGAGCAGGAGGGACGACAGACAATTTTTTGTCAGAAAATATAG
- a CDS encoding mechanosensitive ion channel family protein — protein sequence MVDTFIRDISREEIIRLAVFLVIIILGNWLIKKAAKYSAAKNSRLFQKALPIIDSLADWVTFYGIIILLLLTFSKNDWLFNPLYTHGEVDVTILLLVIAFLIVSLAHRLIKLFNKYILSSVYDYYGVDRGLGYTFNQIIYYTVMFAALAVSLTSVGINLTAIGAVFGVLGIGIGFGMRNVAGNFVSGIIILFERPIEVGEIIQINDKVGRVEKIRLRSTIIRTAKEGTLIVPNQYFIEQIVKNRTSAEMMAQVKVSVAFGTDTHRVQALLEQAVNEIKDNEEGILDSPKPDIRFIDFHSKAMEFLIEIPVVNFEIKEKIESKLRHMVAAIFVENDIHLPAINFQMIDTK from the coding sequence ATGGTAGATACTTTTATTAGGGACATTTCGCGAGAAGAAATTATAAGGCTGGCTGTATTTTTAGTGATTATCATTTTAGGAAATTGGTTAATCAAGAAGGCAGCGAAGTATTCGGCTGCAAAAAACTCAAGACTCTTCCAAAAGGCTCTGCCCATAATCGATTCCCTGGCGGATTGGGTCACCTTTTACGGAATCATCATTTTGCTCTTATTAACCTTCTCAAAAAATGATTGGTTATTTAATCCTCTATATACTCATGGGGAAGTCGATGTAACAATTTTGCTGCTAGTCATTGCTTTCCTCATCGTTTCACTTGCACACAGGCTTATTAAGTTATTCAATAAGTATATTTTATCATCTGTTTATGATTATTACGGAGTGGACAGGGGATTGGGGTATACGTTCAATCAAATCATTTACTATACTGTTATGTTTGCAGCCCTTGCGGTAAGTTTAACAAGTGTAGGGATCAACCTGACTGCGATAGGGGCAGTTTTTGGTGTTCTTGGCATTGGTATTGGTTTTGGCATGAGGAATGTTGCTGGTAACTTTGTATCCGGTATTATCATTTTGTTTGAAAGACCAATTGAAGTAGGGGAAATCATTCAGATCAATGATAAGGTCGGGCGTGTTGAAAAAATACGGTTAAGATCCACAATCATACGTACGGCAAAAGAAGGGACATTGATAGTCCCTAACCAGTATTTTATTGAGCAGATTGTAAAGAACCGAACCAGTGCAGAAATGATGGCTCAGGTAAAGGTGAGTGTCGCTTTTGGGACAGATACTCACAGGGTACAAGCTCTACTTGAACAAGCAGTTAATGAAATTAAGGATAATGAAGAAGGTATCCTTGATTCTCCGAAGCCTGATATTCGGTTTATTGATTTTCATAGCAAGGCGATGGAGTTCCTCATTGAAATACCGGTCGTTAACTTTGAAATCAAAGAAAAGATTGAAAGTAAATTAAGGCATATGGTCGCAGCGATTTTTGTTGAAAACGACATCCATCTCCCAGCAATAAACTTTCAAATGATTGATACAAAATGA
- a CDS encoding YebC/PmpR family DNA-binding transcriptional regulator codes for MGRKWNNIKEKKASKDANTSRVYSKFALEIYVAARQGEPNPESNQALKFVLERAKTYNVPRVIIDRAIDKAKGGAEENYQELRYEGFGPNGSMVIVDALTNNVNRTASNVRAAFGKNGGNMGVAGSVSYMFDRTAVIGFEGKSAEEALEILMEADVDVRDILEEDDSVIIYGEPDQFHAIQEAFRNAGINDFTVAELTMLPQNEVTLDEETQEQFEKLVDALEDLEDVQQVYHNVDFA; via the coding sequence ATGGGTCGTAAATGGAACAACATTAAAGAAAAAAAAGCGTCCAAGGATGCAAATACTAGCAGGGTTTATTCAAAATTCGCGCTTGAGATTTATGTTGCAGCCAGACAAGGTGAACCGAATCCAGAATCAAACCAGGCACTGAAATTCGTTCTTGAAAGAGCGAAGACATATAACGTACCAAGAGTCATTATTGATCGTGCAATCGATAAAGCCAAAGGCGGAGCTGAAGAAAATTATCAGGAGCTTCGTTACGAAGGCTTTGGTCCTAATGGATCCATGGTAATCGTTGATGCACTTACAAACAATGTAAACCGTACGGCGTCTAATGTACGTGCAGCTTTCGGAAAGAATGGCGGGAACATGGGAGTAGCTGGTTCCGTATCTTATATGTTCGACAGAACGGCGGTAATTGGTTTTGAAGGAAAGTCAGCTGAAGAGGCACTAGAAATTCTAATGGAAGCTGATGTTGATGTTCGCGATATCCTTGAAGAAGATGATTCTGTCATTATCTATGGTGAACCTGATCAATTCCACGCTATTCAGGAAGCTTTCAGGAATGCCGGAATCAATGATTTTACTGTTGCTGAACTGACAATGCTGCCTCAGAACGAGGTTACTCTTGACGAAGAAACACAGGAACAATTCGAGAAGTTAGTTGATGCACTGGAAGATTTAGAGGATGTACAGCAGGTATACCATAATGTTGATTTTGCTTAA
- a CDS encoding alpha/beta fold hydrolase, translating to MDSKLARAGSTDISFIDEGKGDPILLIHGFAGSKKYWEEIIPELTDNHRVIALDLPVHGESGMGKDRYSIEDMVSTIKELLDELGVDKVTFFGHSLGGYITLAFADLYPQHLKAFSLVHSTAHPDSEEAKESREINAKKIQEEGAGPFIEGLSQKLFSPENTEVNAKEIEETIKIGLNTNVEGLISALKAMKDRPGRIKVLEETDLPVLLIAGEQDQIIPPEKTFTVSRQNIEEKVIKNAGHMSMYEQPGKLVKVMKDFLAKK from the coding sequence ATGGACTCAAAATTAGCAAGAGCCGGGAGTACGGACATAAGTTTTATTGATGAAGGCAAAGGAGATCCAATCTTACTCATACATGGATTTGCCGGCAGCAAGAAATATTGGGAGGAAATCATTCCCGAATTGACCGACAATCATAGAGTCATCGCACTCGATCTTCCAGTCCATGGAGAGTCAGGAATGGGGAAAGACAGATATTCCATCGAGGATATGGTCAGTACCATTAAAGAATTGTTAGACGAGTTAGGTGTGGATAAGGTAACGTTTTTCGGTCATTCTCTGGGGGGATATATCACCCTGGCATTTGCCGACTTATACCCTCAGCATTTAAAAGCTTTCTCTTTGGTACACTCAACAGCACATCCGGATTCAGAGGAAGCAAAAGAATCCAGAGAAATCAATGCAAAGAAAATTCAGGAAGAAGGAGCTGGACCATTTATCGAGGGACTTTCCCAGAAGCTCTTTTCTCCTGAAAATACAGAAGTGAATGCGAAGGAAATCGAAGAGACAATCAAAATTGGCTTGAATACCAATGTAGAAGGCCTTATAAGCGCATTGAAGGCGATGAAGGATCGACCAGGAAGGATAAAAGTATTAGAAGAAACAGACCTTCCTGTGCTCTTAATTGCTGGTGAACAGGATCAAATTATCCCTCCTGAAAAAACTTTTACTGTATCGAGACAAAATATTGAAGAGAAGGTAATTAAAAATGCCGGCCATATGAGCATGTATGAACAGCCTGGAAAACTTGTGAAGGTGATGAAGGATTTTCTTGCAAAAAAATAA
- a CDS encoding glycoside hydrolase family 18 protein, with product MKRRFLPLIIVLLIFMGGFISGTLYSNTQKAKSVATSAEAAHSTKISGVKKEPQLKKQEEKVLIGYVQDFRKPDEIDFQSLTHVIFSFAHPYKDGSMLLNGDHAVKNLREIVTNAQKHDTKVMLAIGGWYHINGGESYDYFKAAISNPASRKKLVHELVSFAESEKLAGIDIDFEHPRSTEDALYLAEFAKEISEQLKPNGKELSIAVNAKVHSVTGTEIHSVVFEPSMFKYFDHVNLMAYDGQWDGDYNAANLSPYSYSANIVDYWTALFDKHGFSREKLVLGVPLYAQPQDPSIKQVSYEALINHHPANATKDHVEMNGTTYHYNDHATLKKKTSLALSQQLGGMMLWEAGLDAKGDQSATALISGELKKQEDPRYYTRK from the coding sequence ATGAAAAGACGTTTTCTGCCACTGATCATTGTTTTACTTATCTTCATGGGCGGTTTTATATCTGGAACATTGTATTCGAATACACAAAAAGCAAAATCAGTCGCAACCAGTGCTGAAGCTGCACACTCAACCAAAATATCTGGAGTAAAGAAAGAACCACAATTGAAGAAGCAAGAAGAAAAGGTTTTGATTGGCTATGTCCAGGATTTCAGGAAGCCAGACGAAATTGATTTTCAAAGCCTGACACATGTCATTTTTTCATTTGCCCATCCATACAAGGATGGCAGCATGCTGCTAAATGGAGATCATGCTGTCAAAAATTTAAGGGAGATTGTTACTAATGCGCAAAAACATGATACGAAGGTAATGCTGGCAATCGGCGGCTGGTACCATATCAATGGCGGAGAATCCTATGATTACTTCAAGGCAGCTATCTCAAACCCTGCTTCTAGAAAAAAACTGGTTCATGAGCTTGTCAGTTTTGCTGAATCAGAAAAGCTAGCTGGCATAGATATCGATTTTGAGCACCCGCGCTCAACAGAAGATGCGCTATATCTTGCTGAGTTTGCAAAAGAAATAAGTGAACAGCTGAAACCAAACGGAAAAGAATTGTCTATCGCGGTAAATGCCAAGGTGCACAGCGTGACAGGGACTGAAATTCACTCTGTCGTGTTTGAGCCATCCATGTTCAAGTACTTTGATCATGTCAATTTGATGGCTTATGATGGTCAGTGGGATGGAGATTATAACGCTGCGAATTTATCACCTTACTCTTATTCTGCTAATATAGTAGACTATTGGACAGCTCTTTTTGACAAGCATGGATTTTCAAGGGAGAAACTTGTCCTCGGTGTGCCGCTGTATGCACAGCCTCAGGACCCTTCGATCAAGCAAGTCTCATATGAAGCCCTTATCAATCATCATCCTGCTAATGCCACAAAGGACCATGTCGAAATGAACGGGACAACATACCACTACAATGACCATGCCACATTGAAAAAGAAAACAAGCCTTGCACTTTCCCAACAACTTGGCGGCATGATGCTATGGGAAGCAGGTCTGGATGCTAAAGGGGATCAAAGTGCCACCGCTTTAATCTCAGGGGAATTAAAAAAACAGGAAGATCCTCGATACTATACCCGGAAATAA
- a CDS encoding DUF1292 domain-containing protein, with protein MDKLEVGEVFTISDENDVEQEVEVIGTLTIEGADYAAVSFVEDLQTETDEDIDIFFLKVDEDGDFAAIESDDEFEKVSSAFDEMMQEEE; from the coding sequence ATGGATAAATTGGAAGTTGGCGAAGTATTCACAATCAGTGACGAGAATGATGTGGAGCAAGAAGTTGAGGTGATTGGCACTTTAACAATTGAAGGGGCTGACTATGCAGCTGTCAGTTTTGTTGAAGATCTGCAAACCGAAACAGATGAAGATATTGATATCTTTTTCCTGAAAGTAGACGAAGATGGAGATTTCGCAGCCATTGAATCGGATGATGAATTTGAAAAGGTGTCTTCTGCCTTTGATGAAATGATGCAAGAAGAAGAATAA
- a CDS encoding CBASS cGAMP-activated phospholipase — protein sequence MKMLCIDGGGIRGIFPIAILQAIEDEFGKPVAELFDVISGTSTGSIIAASAAMNTSMKEVMGRYETYGKKIFVRKSKIGLFKSVYSDRYLRRLLKQAFKDITLGDITKPLLIPAVDITHGKPYVHRTDFGYSSDNELSLKLWDAVLSSCSAPIYFPPNNVNNQYLSIDGGLWANNPSLVCVTEALHHFKIDLADIHILSIGTGQQKIDFSIGEEKYWGIKQWLPFHFPTLKVTPKLLDLAMDLSSESVSYHCQLLLGDHYLRLNTELSEEVPFDDFTNMSELKNLGRQVFQDHREKIASFLSEK from the coding sequence ATGAAAATGTTATGCATCGATGGGGGCGGTATAAGAGGCATTTTCCCGATTGCTATTCTGCAAGCGATAGAGGACGAATTTGGAAAGCCTGTAGCTGAACTCTTTGATGTGATCTCTGGTACAAGTACAGGATCTATCATTGCCGCTTCAGCTGCTATGAACACATCGATGAAAGAAGTGATGGGCAGGTACGAGACATATGGTAAAAAAATATTTGTGAGAAAGTCAAAGATCGGTCTTTTTAAAAGCGTGTATAGTGACAGATATTTACGTCGTCTGTTAAAACAGGCTTTCAAAGATATTACTCTTGGCGACATCACAAAGCCTTTATTGATACCCGCTGTTGATATAACACATGGAAAACCTTATGTCCATCGGACGGATTTCGGTTACTCTTCTGATAATGAACTGTCGCTAAAGTTGTGGGACGCTGTACTTTCATCTTGTTCGGCACCAATATACTTTCCGCCGAACAATGTAAACAACCAATACTTATCGATCGATGGAGGACTATGGGCAAATAATCCGTCGCTGGTTTGTGTCACGGAAGCCTTGCATCACTTTAAAATCGACTTAGCTGACATCCATATCCTATCGATTGGGACAGGCCAACAGAAAATTGATTTTTCCATAGGGGAGGAAAAGTACTGGGGCATTAAGCAATGGCTGCCATTCCATTTTCCAACTTTAAAAGTTACGCCTAAATTATTGGATCTGGCGATGGATTTATCATCTGAATCAGTTTCCTATCACTGCCAGCTTTTACTAGGTGATCATTACCTTAGACTGAATACAGAGCTATCAGAAGAAGTCCCGTTTGATGATTTTACTAATATGTCAGAACTAAAGAATCTCGGGCGGCAGGTATTTCAAGATCATAGAGAGAAAATCGCATCTTTTTTATCGGAAAAATAA